The following is a genomic window from Strongyloides ratti genome assembly S_ratti_ED321, chromosome : 1.
taataaataatttttttttaacagttaaaattaaaaagtgaagattaatgtatttattaatttatggaaagtatatttttaatgttaatattttttatttgatatttgataaattaatcaccctatagataaatttatacatatatatatattttttttttgtatataatttatattcatgGAATGACTCATCACCCTATGAATACATATCTTTTTTAGCTATGACATTCAcctaattatatttataaatataataaaataaaaatatttttcaatgaatttagatatttattcaaatataaataaaaaaaaaaattatttctttcatactatttttaataattaatatttcaattataaaaaagatttatttaacCATAATTcataaactattaaaaaatcaaatataacTCATCATGTTATCTTACTAAACAGTTCTTTCATTCAATAGTAagatttactttttaaaaatttttcctattaatcaaataaatatcaatcattaattggtaaaaatttttatcaaaactattgtcaatttaaatgttgttttgaaaatactattaaataatattttttaggtaaatattattttatataaaagaaaaaaaaagttaaaaatgaagtattatatttaaaaaaaaaatgttaaaaaaatttaaattttggattacattaataactttaatttCTCCTATTCATTCTTGTGGTTCTATGTCAGGTGGTAGTGCAAATGATGGAGAACTTTTACAAGATCCTACATTAACATTTAAAGTATCACCTGCTGTTAGTTGGACATACCCACCTGAAATATCATCATCAAATCCAGGtgttgttttttattttgctGGGCAAAGTTTATCGCAAAATCAAGCTTTACAAAGTGCTGAATCAGATATAAATGCAGCAATATTATTTGCCTTTGATGATGAAAATATTCCTGTGACAGGAGCAACAGCAACAATAACCTACTCACCGGATCCTATTGCAAATTGTGTTCCAAATACTCCTATACCATCAGGTACTAATGTAGGATTATTAGCTGCTGGGGCTATTATTGAATGGGCTGTAGTGACTGGAAATAGTGGTTCTACGGTAACATTAACAAATTGCCCTTTAAGCCCAAATTCTATAAGTACTTCTCAAGTATTAAATACACAAGATTACATTAAAGaaattgatattaatataaaaggaTACACAACAACAAAAGGAACATGGCGTACAATTGCAAATAATCTGATGTCAATTCTTAATTTTCGTTATGGAGCATTAGTTCGTAGTGAGgttgtaataaattaatttttttttttatgtcttatatatatataattttttattacataaattttattttattttatagaaaccaatttttatatcaatataactaaagaaatttttattatattctaaaaaatatgacaatcttttatatattgaagatatttgattttacaattacttatagaaaaaaaaaatttttttatctattttccataaaattattttgttaaaattatatatataattcacATCTGTTACAGtgttatttctttaaattaattacatTCAAGATGACAAATTTGCTACCGTATCTACAAGCTACATTTTAttgtcaaaatttttattatatttggaTGACTAGAATTAAATAGAGaaataatgtaataaaatagtatTGTTGTCAAGCTTCTAAATATGTTCTCTATAAACTAAATTTCCATATGTGccatattataaaaataaatcccataggtattattaaaagtttattaaatatctaCCCTCAtctaatttgtttttattatttatgatattataagataaagaaaatctttagatcaataaaaaaattaatgctTCAATGAGGTTGTTCTATTATATCAAAAGAACCAACTGTATCTTTTGTTTATCACACACGTGTGttataaagatataatataCCTAAACTTCTGTCCATTGCGGCAAACCTTTCTTTGATGATATGAAGATGTTTTAGATTACCGCTAAATATTATGACATCGTTAAAATTTCGGCAATATTTCATATGGAGGACGAGAAAATTAGGAAGGacataacataaaaaaaaagaaacattacaattcataaaaattgttgtttttcaagtttaaaaagtaattataaagattctgataatgataaaatatccttaaaaagatattgaaTACTTGAATATAAccaaaattaatttgtaatatcggtaaaatcttttaatgaattaattttattgttttattcaatttacaacattatacaattttatttttagtataattTCTTGTTTATTAATCAATGTATAGAACCTTATCAGATTcctttagaaaaatattttattttataatttactatttataaatggcactcctatatatatataaatatattttgtgtttaaaaatttttattcaaaatacaaagaaacatttatgttctaatttaaaattaaatttaaataataaaactacagtatacattattttaatttaaaaataaaataattatttgataatagGAATGCCACAAAATtagtaaattaatttttacagtACTCTTTGTTACTAATAAAGATATGAGTGACAAAAtcaagaaataaattaagtAAATAATCAATTGACagaaatatcttttaacatataacaaaaaaaaaaatctatcagtggctattaatatattttaatttattaaatcataatctaaacaaaattttcttttatctataatttttgtatcaaaaaagtaataaaaaaagaattatcaacacatcttttatcatttatcggcttttctttttaaaaagtattgttaatatatctttcaagacattcttcaaatttttattaccatAAAAAAGAACtcttatcattatttaaataaacagACCTCTTTGTATGGAGAAAcatgatttttatatataaaaaaaatagctGTTTATACACATTAATCATAAGAAACATAAAAATGTGtttaaatacaaatttaCAACTTTTTCATATCAACAAATACCCTTGACAATCAGTAATTTTATCTCATTAGCTTAACCACATATATCAAACTAAAAGAATGTTTTATCAAAAGTTACCCTTTTTATTAGTTTGATTAACAagattttaaatacatttacATGTAGTATAACACTGATAAGAATAGGATACATGACTGAAATAATCAGAACTATTCTTTGATGTTTCCGACATAAAGTTACAtagataattattatatttaaaaattatgtttgaataatcaaaatttatcatttggcatattaatttttaactattagATTAagtgttatatatataaaacataattaataatataatattagattaaataaaaaaaagaaaaaaaatatacatatataaatatattttgatacacaataaataaaatatataatttatagaaaagaaatatttaataaaaactttcatgaaatataataataaaagtattccTTCAAATctcttttttctttctttatatatgcacctcaaaatatttatgattcatcaaaaattttataaggtccatcaaatattttacaagCACCACAAGTCTAAAGAATAATGTTAAAGTTTAATACCATCTTTACACTTTTAATTGATACTTTTATtctatttactttttattttattagaaaatgaGAAAAAGGCTATGATTAGGGAAGGtgatgataaatattatttggtgttttaaattatttgactACTGTTtgacaaaaattaatgattaaTATTGAAGTTTGATAATAAAAGCTTTATTCATTGATATGATAAAAGATGCCTCTATTACGtacaaattatattaagTATGCGCTAAATATCATTGATAACaaccatattttttttatagcttctcatatattatattgtatCTACCAAAAAGTtcaatttttactattaataatgattaaTGAATTGATTATATAATGTATTATTGTTAGTCATacaactaaaaaatttttacgacttcatttttattcaaataatatttttattgttccttaatttattcattttaacatttttaatttaattaaaaaataagtaaatttatgacattacatttaaaactatacaaaaatcttttatttaatttttttattatttgaaaaagattaaattataacaatgtataatttttatctatatattaatataaaaatttattcaaaaaaaaattgaatttttaataaaccaTTATCTACCACCTCCTGAAAaacaatacttttttttttttacattcaaTCTACCAAAGTTGACATCTTACcattcaattaatttttcaataaaccCATTATAATATTGTCATTTTATTCTCACATTTCCATTATTTAACAACCTATgccaacttttttttttctgaatattatttattatattatataataaaatcaaaaaaaaaaaaaaagagaaaaagaaataatatgttaaatacatttattatcaattgtCCATCTCTATAAAAATCACATCTACCAACACCATTAATCAGTAGTCCATTAGGAGGACACATTAGTTTATATAAGTTTCAAGTTCTCATTATCtattataacattaataataaaattcttaatgtattttttttttcttatcaccCATTTAacacattaaaaattattttacaaacatttatatatatatatatatatacttattgTTAGCTAtaatgtattaatttttttttaactagaTTAtcctataaataatattatcttaatattaacaaatacCCGACAGAATCTTTTAtcttaattaaattaaatcttTGATCTACATTTATTAGTTTGTAATGCCGAAAaggataaataaaatatctatatCAGAATATTGCTAACAGTCATTTTAGCTAACATATTTATGAACCAAATTATGATTGATTAGGGGATTGTTATTACAAGTTTATGGACCGGTTACCTAATATATCTTTGTTTTACAACTTGGCGCAATATTGTGAtcagtttaaaaaaaaaaaagatgccTAAAACTTTTGATTCATATCttgacatttttttaaaagtttaccGAGAGTCAATAGAATTGCCGGCACACAATTAATTCTAAaggatataaaaaaaatatagccATTTTACTagacatttatatatatatatcaacataataatgataagatatttaaattaacaaattaaaactttttttaaattaaataaatcattttcatctcttcatacatttatttttttttttgttttacctcattttttttatctattaaaataaaattttaattactttcTTCATAAAGAAAGagtattatataatttttacttttaaaaaataatcttttttattaattttattgttcttaacatttttttttaccttttttgTAGGGAAATTTtctcaaattttatttttatagattcATTTCTTACTTTTATCTTCTCTTTTGtagtaattaattttattatttcatttttttttttaaatatataataatttttttaaatctaaatttagaagaatattatataatagtaaaaaaaaaatataaatatatatatatatttaacaaaaattttttgaaaaagagACTAACTTTTAatctataaattatttctaatatattttttttttctaacgatataaatatatgtatatgtatACTATTACATTCCTCTCTCCTCatctttttatcaaatattaaatatagaaaatatatatatattttattgaatatatattCTCATAAACCATGACAAATGTAATATAGAGATGAATATAagtatttcttatcatttttcCGTACCACCCAATCTTATTTTAGGCATTATTCTTTACTCAAcctatatatatactttactGTACTTGGCATTTTTACAAAACTCCACccataaatataatttaaccAATAAAAAGAGTTCCTATGAAATGAAGGATGTCTTCACTAGTTATCTTCAAAAAACCTcctcttttataaaaacatttcattctatataataaaattcttCCAACGCCTTTTAATACTCTCTCCCAATTCACCattcaaatttataatagTCTTCAATCCAACTTTATTAGCCTATCAAAGTCGGTTGgttaaattaaattgttcATTATATTGCGTGTAAAATATCTACTAATCTAACctattacatttaaaatcTATCCCATAAACAAACTTTATATTTACCTTcaaataaatagaaataaaatttcatttgatTGTCCTATCTTTTTTACTGATACATTGTGTTTATGGgggtttaaatattttaattggaTATTATGGCTTAGGTAATatgattaattattaattaagtagggtaatataataatttatgatgataatgaaaataatgataagctttaatagtaatttttttttatagtaatgGAATATGactttttaatgatataggGATACCAAATAccgataaaaattaataaattttaacataatttttttttatatttattatatcttctcaaatcattatatatttatttttatttattttttttaggtaaaacaattattataatattttatcttttcatttattatatttttattttattcttaataaattaagaatCTCTTTTaaagtcaaaaaaaaaaaaaaaactatatataatcaattctttcaatagtaaaaaaaaaaataagtgcCATGCAAGCAGCAATGCAATCTCAAGCAAGTATTGCTGCAGTAGCTGGTTTCCCTATAGCAGCTGCAGCCGGAATCATAGATCCAAATCGAGGATACTCCATGTCAACAGGATCTCAAAGAAGTTTACCTGCCAATGATCCAATGTCATTATGGTCACAAGCAAGTGCCACAGGAATGtataataattcaaatataGATGGTAATGCTAATAATCAACAAAATACTAATTACAGTAATAGGTaagtatttattattaaaatgattacaaaaaaaaatacgcTTCACGGTAGTTTAATTCAAAGGTAATGTATATGTATTAATGAAGGCCTTGAAATAATAGAGAAAACAAAAAGACCTTGACGTTTTAccatatcatttataaaaatttctataaatatatgtatatatatatacttgtatatttatactacctattttatataatgtttattttgatgaatgtataatttttatattttatagtcATTTAATGACTTCCGTAACTAATCCCTATAATGCATCTGTATACAGTTGGAATAACTCTACCTCTTCAACATCATTTCCATCACCCCAATCAACAAATCCATTACATGGACTTGGAGGTACAAATACTACAACAACATCAAGACCATCATCAACAACAGAAACTTCTGGAAATACTTCAACATCAAGTAGTGCTACAACAAATATTTCATCTCCATTCTCATCCGGTTCTTTCCCAGGTACTGTACCAACAACTTCTAATAATCCAACAACAAATACCAATAATGAAGGAAGAAGTGGTAGTAATTCTGGAACTGACCAAAATAATGAAACAATTAGAAATAATGCACAAAATAATGTTGAAAATAATCGAAGTACAGTAACAGCAACAGATGCATTACAAAGATGTTTTCCACCAACAAATAGTTTTGAAATGATGCAAAGAATGAATCCTATGTATTCAAATGACATTGCCACAGCAGCAGCAGTTGCAGCAGTTAGTGGTAATAATCCTTGGCAACCATATTCTTATAATACCTACGGCTACAATCCCCTCCTCTCCCAACAATATCCTGGTTATTTCTCAGCTCAAGATCTTAGTGTAGTAGGTAAgtttaaattgtttattttttattttaaatttatttttaacaaaagaaaaaaaaa
Proteins encoded in this region:
- a CDS encoding Homeobox protein abdominal-B, with product MQAAMQSQASIAAVAGFPIAAAAGIIDPNRGYSMSTGSQRSLPANDPMSLWSQASATGMYNNSNIDGNANNQQNTNYSNSHLMTSVTNPYNASVYSWNNSTSSTSFPSPQSTNPLHGLGGTNTTTTSRPSSTTETSGNTSTSSSATTNISSPFSSGSFPGTVPTTSNNPTTNTNNEGRSGSNSGTDQNNETIRNNAQNNVENNRSTVTATDALQRCFPPTNSFEMMQRMNPMYSNDIATAAAVAAVSGNNPWQPYSYNTYGYNPLLSQQYPGYFSAQDLSVVGDHSSLDWTGSHSRDRKKRKPYTKFQILELEKEFAYSSYVNKQKRVDLAQQLQLTERQVKIWFQNRRMKDKKTKARCFNMTMPVRQACINSE